From a region of the Paraburkholderia caribensis genome:
- a CDS encoding heavy metal translocating P-type ATPase yields MPRPFHSVELVLLAVSAGSLVTGIVLAALGHAALAQVLWAVGTLPVLLALLVSTVKTLRRHEAGVDVLALLAIGFALGLSEFLTAAVISLMLASGRALEAYAQARAHREMTALLSRAPRHANRFEGGEWRRVELDAVHPGDRLLVRSGDLVPVDGSLIGHAQLDESTLTGESIIQQRSPGEPVNSGVVSVGAAFEMVAAASAADSTFAGIVRMVQSAQRERSPASRLADRYALWFVFAALALAAGSWMISGEINRALAVLVVATPCPLILAVPVAIVSGMSRCAKRGVLVKGGAALERLAQASVLFFDKTGTLTGGHARLVAIEAATGTSPGTVLRLAASLGQASAHVISEAVTAAARERNLVLSLPSRVEEQPGAGVKGEVDGHFVAIGSYVFVASLATPAPWSEVFLQRLTYEGASAVFVGVDGSMVGALQMADQIRLETPRALRLLRHEGIKRLVMLTGDRRDVAETVGAMLGVTEVRSELSPADKLAAIQTARREGPVVMVGDGINDAPALAAADVGVAMGARGAAASSEAADVVLLVDRLDRLVEGFRVAKHTRRIAVQSVMAGIALSVAAMIVAAFGFLPPLPGALLQEIIDVAVIANALRALRIRSTAMVGGLARDDEDRLKTEHVELGPVIEQIRELADKLPGLPGPSVAGALASMNDLLAHKLVPHEQHDDLEVYPGLAALLGGEDPMAAMSAMHREIFRISRLLRQMTDTVPAAGPDPDSIREIQRLLYGLDAIVRLHCAQEEELFHTLGEGA; encoded by the coding sequence GTGCTGTGGGCCGTTGGAACCTTGCCTGTCCTGCTGGCGCTGCTGGTGTCGACCGTCAAGACGCTGCGACGGCATGAAGCGGGCGTCGATGTGCTCGCGCTTCTTGCCATCGGTTTCGCACTGGGCCTCAGCGAGTTTCTCACCGCCGCCGTGATCTCGCTGATGCTGGCGAGCGGACGGGCGCTCGAAGCGTACGCACAGGCGCGGGCACACCGCGAAATGACTGCCTTACTAAGTCGCGCTCCGCGTCACGCCAACCGCTTTGAGGGCGGTGAGTGGCGCCGTGTCGAACTGGATGCGGTACATCCCGGCGATCGTCTGCTGGTCCGAAGCGGTGATCTCGTTCCTGTCGATGGCTCGTTAATCGGCCACGCTCAATTGGATGAGTCCACGCTCACCGGGGAGTCCATCATCCAGCAACGCTCACCCGGCGAACCGGTCAATAGCGGCGTCGTAAGTGTCGGCGCGGCATTCGAGATGGTCGCTGCCGCGAGCGCGGCAGACAGTACGTTCGCCGGGATCGTGCGAATGGTGCAGTCAGCGCAGCGCGAGCGCAGTCCAGCAAGCCGTCTTGCCGATCGCTACGCGTTGTGGTTCGTGTTTGCCGCCCTTGCACTTGCCGCGGGTAGCTGGATGATCTCCGGAGAAATCAACAGGGCGCTTGCGGTGCTTGTCGTTGCAACCCCGTGCCCACTGATTCTTGCGGTTCCTGTGGCCATTGTTTCCGGCATGTCGCGTTGCGCGAAGCGCGGCGTGCTCGTCAAAGGTGGGGCTGCATTGGAAAGGCTCGCGCAAGCGAGCGTGCTGTTCTTCGACAAAACAGGAACGCTGACGGGAGGGCACGCGCGCCTCGTCGCAATTGAAGCCGCTACCGGCACGTCTCCCGGGACGGTCCTGCGCCTTGCTGCATCTCTTGGCCAGGCATCTGCGCACGTCATATCCGAAGCGGTGACTGCGGCTGCACGCGAGCGCAATCTCGTCTTGTCACTACCCAGCCGGGTCGAGGAGCAGCCGGGTGCCGGGGTAAAGGGCGAAGTAGATGGCCATTTCGTCGCGATCGGCTCTTATGTCTTTGTGGCGTCGCTCGCGACGCCAGCACCCTGGAGCGAAGTTTTCCTTCAACGCCTGACGTACGAAGGCGCTTCCGCCGTATTCGTCGGGGTGGACGGCAGCATGGTCGGGGCTCTGCAGATGGCTGATCAGATCCGGCTTGAAACCCCACGCGCGCTGCGGCTGCTCAGGCACGAGGGCATCAAACGGCTTGTCATGCTCACGGGCGACAGACGCGATGTGGCCGAAACGGTGGGGGCAATGCTGGGCGTCACGGAGGTGCGATCCGAGCTGTCTCCGGCGGACAAGCTTGCAGCGATCCAGACGGCACGCCGTGAAGGGCCAGTCGTCATGGTTGGCGATGGCATCAACGACGCGCCCGCGCTTGCAGCTGCGGACGTCGGCGTTGCGATGGGCGCACGAGGCGCGGCGGCGTCCTCCGAGGCGGCGGACGTGGTGCTGCTGGTCGACCGGCTGGACCGGCTTGTCGAGGGGTTTCGGGTGGCGAAACACACGCGGCGAATTGCCGTCCAGAGCGTGATGGCGGGCATTGCACTGTCGGTGGCGGCAATGATCGTCGCCGCGTTCGGGTTTCTGCCGCCCCTGCCGGGCGCGTTGCTTCAGGAGATCATTGATGTGGCCGTCATCGCGAACGCGCTACGCGCGTTGCGGATCCGTTCGACGGCAATGGTGGGCGGCCTTGCCCGTGATGACGAAGATCGCTTGAAGACCGAGCATGTTGAACTTGGCCCAGTAATCGAGCAGATCAGGGAACTCGCGGACAAACTGCCCGGTTTGCCGGGACCATCCGTGGCGGGTGCCCTCGCCAGCATGAACGATTTGCTCGCACACAAGCTCGTTCCGCATGAACAGCACGACGACCTGGAAGTCTATCCGGGCCTTGCAGCCCTTCTCGGCGGAGAAGACCCGATGGCGGCGATGAGCGCCATGCACCGAGAAATCTTCCGGATCTCCCGTTTACTTCGGCAGATGACGGACACAGTGCCAGCCGCGGGACCCGATCCCGATAGCATCCGCGAAATCCAGCGCCTGCTGTATGGACTCGATGCGATCGTACGCCTGCATTGTGCCCAGGAAGAGGAACTGTTCCATACGCTCGGGGAAGGAGCGTAA
- a CDS encoding universal stress protein, producing the protein MNSIGPDDINPALPRRVLIAVDSSKASRNALRYASHLLPHGGEVRLVSVAENPHTLFPSGRHVGHTLDSVREELLKDAAAALEQAQALLASCDVRIETEVVDLSKRGGVVVQALVNAANAWQAELIVVGARHHHGLTRWIEGTVSEALSKLLHCPLLVVPEGYNVENEHLPERILFAVDGSPHAATALRFGVRFAAPDASLRAIYVIDRAVRLSDFVPIDALEDAFFDEGKHALAAAEPVLSHVSIRSSTALVKTRRTSDDVAHTIVREASNCHAQLIVMGTHGRRGISRWLFGSVAGRVAHLTQSPLLLVGTQDA; encoded by the coding sequence ATGAATTCGATTGGACCCGACGACATCAATCCGGCATTGCCACGCCGAGTACTCATTGCTGTTGATTCATCGAAAGCATCGCGCAATGCGCTCCGTTACGCGAGTCACCTCCTCCCGCACGGTGGCGAAGTCCGGCTCGTGAGCGTGGCCGAGAATCCGCATACACTCTTTCCGAGCGGTCGGCATGTCGGCCACACGCTGGATTCAGTGCGCGAAGAACTGCTGAAGGATGCGGCCGCGGCGCTCGAACAGGCCCAAGCTTTACTGGCGTCATGTGACGTACGCATCGAGACGGAAGTGGTTGACCTCTCGAAGCGCGGCGGGGTCGTTGTTCAAGCGTTGGTGAATGCAGCCAATGCATGGCAAGCCGAACTGATCGTCGTAGGCGCGCGCCACCACCATGGGCTGACGCGCTGGATTGAGGGGACCGTCTCCGAGGCGTTGTCAAAACTTCTGCACTGCCCGCTGCTTGTAGTACCCGAAGGCTATAACGTCGAGAACGAACACTTGCCGGAGCGCATCCTGTTCGCGGTCGACGGAAGTCCACATGCGGCAACCGCGCTGCGCTTTGGTGTGCGGTTTGCGGCACCCGACGCTTCTTTGCGAGCCATCTATGTGATCGATCGCGCGGTACGGCTGAGCGACTTCGTTCCCATCGACGCACTGGAGGACGCATTCTTCGATGAAGGCAAGCATGCACTCGCGGCCGCGGAGCCGGTTCTTTCGCATGTGTCGATACGGTCGAGTACCGCACTTGTGAAGACGCGTCGTACCAGCGACGATGTGGCCCATACCATCGTTCGCGAAGCCAGCAACTGTCACGCGCAATTGATTGTGATGGGCACGCATGGCAGGCGTGGTATATCACGTTGGCTGTTTGGTAGCGTTGCGGGGAGAGTCGCGCATCTTACGCAATCCCCACTACTGCTCGTCGGCACACAGGACGCCTGA
- a CDS encoding ATP-binding protein, whose translation MILPRSLQGRLLVLVIGGVIGVWLITALLIWRDARSELDELLDSHLAQAAALLIVQQTQSIDDDDEIDTRVPHPYAPKVAFQIFHEGQAVVRSANAPTEPMIPAKGEFEQGFATVQIDGNAWRVFSVRGTGEDTHVYVGERIDSRTAILLAVLRGTLWPMAAALPLLGLATWWAVRQGVTPLKKLGRSIAQRGPDDLAPVVMPQPPAELSPVLDALNQLFERIQTVWEAERRFTADAAHELRTPIAAIRTQAQVALAETDDALRQHALRATLEGCDRATRLVNQLLVLSRLESGATLALTKVDLSALAQRVVAELAPTAIAKQLSLEFEGERPCHVAGDDMLLAALVRNLVDNAIRYSPPGASVLIRTTTDGANASLSVGDSGPGLADADRSRLGERFFRVPGTSESGSGLGWSIVQRIVDLHAASVDVRRSHLGGLEVEVSWYARND comes from the coding sequence ATGATTCTGCCTCGCTCATTGCAGGGTCGTCTGCTGGTGCTGGTCATCGGCGGCGTGATAGGCGTATGGCTGATTACCGCGCTTCTTATCTGGCGTGACGCCCGCAGCGAGCTCGACGAACTGCTCGACAGTCACCTCGCGCAGGCAGCGGCTCTGCTGATCGTGCAGCAGACGCAATCGATTGACGACGATGACGAGATCGATACACGGGTACCTCATCCGTATGCACCCAAGGTTGCCTTCCAGATCTTTCACGAAGGGCAGGCAGTCGTGCGCTCGGCCAATGCACCGACTGAGCCCATGATTCCCGCCAAAGGCGAGTTCGAACAGGGTTTCGCGACCGTGCAGATAGACGGGAACGCGTGGCGCGTGTTTTCCGTGCGAGGTACAGGCGAGGATACACACGTCTACGTCGGCGAGCGTATCGATTCGCGCACCGCGATACTGCTAGCGGTATTGCGCGGTACCTTATGGCCTATGGCCGCCGCCTTGCCCCTTCTTGGACTTGCGACCTGGTGGGCCGTGCGGCAAGGGGTGACGCCGCTCAAGAAACTGGGCCGAAGCATTGCCCAGCGTGGCCCGGATGATCTTGCTCCCGTCGTGATGCCCCAACCCCCTGCCGAGCTGTCCCCGGTGCTCGACGCGCTCAATCAGCTCTTCGAGCGTATCCAGACGGTATGGGAAGCAGAACGCCGGTTCACTGCGGACGCCGCACATGAATTGCGCACGCCTATTGCGGCGATTCGGACGCAGGCTCAAGTTGCGCTGGCCGAAACGGATGACGCTCTTCGTCAGCACGCGTTACGCGCCACTCTCGAAGGGTGTGATCGCGCGACGCGTCTCGTGAACCAGCTGCTGGTGCTTTCAAGACTCGAGTCCGGGGCAACCCTCGCACTCACGAAGGTGGACCTGAGTGCGCTTGCACAGCGTGTCGTCGCAGAACTGGCGCCAACGGCGATCGCGAAGCAGTTGTCACTGGAATTCGAAGGCGAAAGACCCTGCCACGTCGCAGGCGACGACATGCTGCTCGCGGCCCTGGTGCGAAATCTCGTGGACAATGCCATCCGTTACAGCCCGCCTGGGGCATCCGTGCTGATCAGAACGACGACAGATGGCGCCAACGCATCCCTGTCGGTTGGAGACAGCGGTCCAGGACTCGCCGATGCGGATCGCTCGCGGCTGGGTGAGCGCTTCTTCCGGGTTCCGGGTACCAGCGAAAGCGGTAGTGGTCTTGGCTGGTCGATCGTCCAGCGAATTGTCGACCTTCACGCGGCAAGCGTCGACGTGCGTCGCTCACATCTCGGCGGACTCGAAGTCGAGGTGAGCTGGTATGCCCGCAATGATTGA